In the genome of Marinilactibacillus sp. Marseille-P9653, one region contains:
- a CDS encoding NusG domain II-containing protein: MEKIRFHLSKMKPLDAVIIVCLFIASFIPHIVYGVHLSTIDEGAKTIATVKIAGEEVYSVELSEETPHELMTFYPSDDQYNIVEVEGTRIRNKEDNSPDQLGVRKGWISRPGETVVVLPHKLIIEIQSKSPGEEPDDQEEIIIPL, translated from the coding sequence ATGGAGAAGATCAGGTTTCATTTAAGCAAAATGAAACCACTAGATGCCGTTATTATTGTCTGCTTGTTTATCGCATCGTTCATTCCGCATATTGTCTATGGGGTTCATCTAAGTACAATCGATGAAGGTGCCAAAACAATTGCTACAGTTAAGATTGCTGGAGAAGAAGTGTATAGCGTAGAATTGTCCGAGGAAACACCTCACGAACTGATGACGTTCTATCCATCTGATGATCAGTACAATATTGTCGAGGTAGAAGGAACCAGAATTCGGAATAAAGAAGACAATAGTCCAGATCAGTTGGGTGTAAGAAAAGGCTGGATCAGTCGCCCAGGAGAAACCGTTGTGGTGCTCCCGCACAAATTGATTATTGAAATTCAATCAAAATCACCTGGTGAGGAACCGGATGATCAAGAAGAAATTATTATTCCACTTTAG